One window of Fusarium keratoplasticum isolate Fu6.1 chromosome 2, whole genome shotgun sequence genomic DNA carries:
- a CDS encoding Mitogen-activated protein kinase encodes MAEFVRAQIFGTTFEITSRYSDLQPVGMGAFGLVCSARDQLTSQNVAVKKIMKPFSTPVLAKRTYRELKLLKHLKHENVISLSDIFISPLEDIYFVTELLGTDLHRLLTSRPLEKQFIQYFLYQIMRGLKYVHSAGVVHRDLKPSNILVNENCDLKICDFGLARIQDPQMTGYVSTRYYRAPEIMLTWQKYDVEVDIWSAGCIFAEMLEGKPLFPGKDHVNQFSIITELLGTPPDDVINTIASENTLRFVKSLPKRERQPLRNKFKNADDSAIDLLERMLVFDPKKRITATEALAHDYLAPYHDPTDEPVAEEKFDWSFNDADLPVDTWKIMMYSEILDYHNVEAGVTNMEEQQFNGQ; translated from the exons atggccgagttCGTCCGCGCCCAGATCTTTGGCACCACATTCGAGATCACCTCGAG GTACTCGGATCTCCAGCCTGTTGGCATGGGAGCTTTTGGCCTCGTCTG TTCCGCCAGAGATCAGCTTACCAGCCAAAATGTCGCcgtcaagaagatcatgAAGCCCTTCAGCACTCCGGTGCTCGCCAAGCGCACATACCGTGAGCTCAAGCTGCTCAAGCACCTCAAGCACGAAAAC GTCATCTCACTCAGCGATATCTTCATTTCCCCTCTCGAGGACAT CTATTTCGTCACAGAGCTTCTCGGCACTGATCTTCACCGATTATTGACTTCGCGCCCCCTCGAGAAGCAGTTTATCCAGTACTTTCTCTACCAGATCATG CGAGGCCTCAAGTACGTGCATTCGGCCGGCGTCGTCCACCGCGATCTCAAGCCCAGCAACATCCTTGTCAACGAGAACTGCGATCTGAAGATTTGCGACTTTGGCCTCGCCCGAATTCAGGACCCCCAGATGACGGGTTACGTTTCCACCCGATACTACCGAGCCCCCGAGATCATGCTCACCTGGCAAAAATACGACGTTGAGGTTGATATCTGGAGCGCTGGATGCATCTTTgccgagatgctcgaggGCAAGCCTCTGTTCCCCGGAAAGGATCACGTCAACCAGTTCTCCATTATCACCGAGCTCCTGGGCACTCCCCCTGATGATGTTATCAACACTATTGCTAGCGAGAAC ACTCTACGATTCGTCAAGTCTCTGCCCAAGCGCGAGCGACAGCCTCTCCGAAACAAGTTCAAGAACGCCGACGACTCAG CCATCGATCTCCTTGAGCGCATGCTTGTCTTCGATCCTAAGAAGCGGATAACGGCCACCGAGGCCCTCGCCCACGACTACCTTGCTCCCTACCACGACCCCACCGACGAGCCcgtggccgaggagaagttTGACTGGAGCTTCAACGATGCTGACCTGCCCGTTGATACGTGGAAGATCATGAT GTACTCGGAGATACTTGACTACCATAACGTGGAAGCCGGGGTCACCAACATGGAGGAGCAGCAGTTCAACGGACAATAG
- a CDS encoding Alpha-1,4 glucan phosphorylase, which produces MASEQQRLPTRERRPSMGAPIVDIQGAVGPAGISRPKHTRTATGFGPGEIKSFEASIPEPQREAWKRNQSSGFTGKDGFEKEVVRHVETTLARSMFNCDEHAAYSATSLAFRDRLILDWNRTQQRQTYRDSKRVYYFSLEFLMGRALDNAMLNVGQKDTAKAGLAELGFRIEDIISQENDAALGNGGLGRLAACFLDSLASLNYPAWGYGLRYRYGIFKQEIIDGYQVEVPDYWLDFNPWEFPRHDVTVDIQFFGNVRKTTDEDGKTLSIWEGGEIVQAVAYDVPIPGYDTPTTNNLRLWSSKASGGEFDFQKFNNGDYESSVADQQRAETISAVLYPNDNLERGKELRLKQQYFWVAASLYDIVRRFKKAKRPWREFPDQVAIQLNDTHPTLAIVELQRILIDIEHLEWDLAWEIVTNTFGYTNHTVLPEALEKWPVGLLQHLLPRHLQIIYDINLFFLQKVEKAFPNDRDILRRVSIIEESQPKMVRMAYLAIVGSHKVNGVAELHSDLIKTTIFKDFVEIYGPDKFTNVTNGITPRRWLHQANPRLSELIASKCGGNGFLKDLTTLNQLEKYAEDKEFRKEWSEIKYANKVRLAKLIKTATGVTVNPSSLFDVQVKRIHEYKRQQLNIFGVIHRYLTLKALSPEERKKVVPRVSIFGGKAAPGYWMAKQIIHLVNAVGSVVNNDSDIGDLLKVIFLPDYNVSKAEIITPASDLSEHISTAGTEASGTSNMKFVLNGGLIIGTCDGANIEITREIGENNIFLFGNLAEDVEDLRHAHQYGSHTIDPDLEKVFAEIQKGTFGSVHDFSALIAAVRDHGDYYLVSDDFHSYNETHHLVDEAYKNQEEWIKKSIISVARMGFFSSDRCIDEYAEGIWNVEPLVVHD; this is translated from the exons ATGGCCTCCGAACAGCAGCGATTGCCCACCCGTGAGAGGCGCCCCTCCATGGGTGCCCCCATCGTCGACATCCAGGGTGCCGTTGGCCCCGCAGGCATCTCTCGTCCCAAGCACACCCGAACCGCGACGGGGTTTGGCCCTGGAGAGATCAAGAGCTTTGAAG CTTCGATTCCCGAACCCCAGCGCGAAGCATGGAAGCGCAACCAGTCGAGTGGATTCACTGGCAAAGATggcttcgagaaggaggttgtCCGTCATGTCGAGACCACCCTTGCCCGTTCCATGTTCAACTGCGACGAACATGCTGCCTACTCTGCCACCAGTCTGGCTTTCCGTGACCGCCTGATTCTTGATTGGAACAGAACTCAGCAGCGTCAGACATACCGCGATTCTAAGCGTGTCTACTACTTCAGTCTTGAGTTCCTCATGGGCCGCGCCCTGGACAACGCCATGCTGAACGTGGGCCAAAAGGACACTGCCAAGG CCGGTCTCGCCGAGCTTGGCTTCCGAATTGAGGACATCATCAGCCAGGAAAACGACGCTGCGCTGGGTAACGGTGGCCTCGGCCGACTCGCCGCTTGTTTCCTTGACAGTCTGGCCTCTCTCAACTACCCTGCCTGGGGCTACGGTCTTCGATATCGATATGGAATTTTCAAGCAGGAAATCATCGACGGATACCAAGTCGAGGTGCCTGACTACTGGCTCGACTTTAACCCCTGGGAATTCCCCCGACACGACGTGACTGTCGAT ATTCAATTCTTCGGCAACGTCAGAAAGACTactgatgaggatggcaagaccCTCTCCATCTGGGAGGGTGGTGAGATTGTCCAGGCCGTCGCCTACGATGTCCCCATCCCCGGCTATGATACgcccaccaccaacaacctgaGACTTTGGTCAAGCAAGGCCTCGGGCGGAGAGTTTGATTTCCAAAAGTTCAATAACGGCGACTACGAAAGCTCGGTCGCGGATCAGCAGCGAGCTGAGACTATCAGTGCTGTTCTGTACCCCAATGACAACCTTGAGCGAGGAAAGGAACTTCGCTTGAAGCAGCAGTACTTCTGGGTTGCCGCCTCTCTGTACGACATTGTTCGCCGtttcaagaaggccaagcgCCCCTGGAGGGAGTTCCCTGACCAGGTGGCCATCCAGCTCAATGACACCCACCCTACACTAGCCATTGTTGAGTTGCAGCGAATCCTCATCGATATCGAACACCTCGAGTGGGATCTCGCCTGGGAGATTGTGACCAACACT TTCGGCTACACCAACCACACTGTTCTGCCGGAAGCTCTCGAGAAGTGGCCTGTCGGTCTGCTCCAGCACCTTCTGCCAAGGCACTTGCAGATTATCTACGacatcaacctcttcttccttcagAAGGTCGAGAAGGCCTTCCCCAACGACCGAGACATCCTTCGCCGTGTGTCCATCATCGAGGAGTCCCAGCCTAAGATGGTTCGGATGGCGTACCTCGCCATTGTCGGATCTCACAAGGTCAACGGTGTTGCTGAGCTGCACTCggacctcatcaagaccaccatcttcaaggactttgtcgaGATATATGGCCCTGACAAGTTCACCAACGTGACCAACGGTATCACTCCTCGCCGCTGGCTCCACCAGGCTAACCCTCGTCTCTCTGAGCTCATCGCCTCCAAGTGTGGCGGAAATGGTTTCCTCAAGGACCTGACAACTCTCAACCAGCTCGAGAAGTATGCTGAGGATAAGGAATTCCGCAAGGAGTGGTCCGAGATCAAGTACGCCAACAAGGTCCGACTTGCTAAGCTCATTAAGACCGCCACCGGCGTTACTGTGAACCCATCGTCGCTTTTCGACGTGCAAGTCAAGCGAATCCATGAGTACAAGCGCCAACAGCTCAACATCTTTGGTGTCATTCATCGATACCTCACTCTGAAGGCCCTGTCTCCTGAGGAGCGAAAGAAGGTTGTCCCTCGTGTCTCCATCTTCGGAGGCAAGGCTGCTCCCGGCTACTGGATGGCGAAGCAGATTATTCATCTGGTCAACGCCGTCGGATCCGTGGTGAACAACGACAGTGACATCGGCGAcctcctcaaggtcatcTTCCTGCCCGACTACAATGTGAGCAAGGCCGAGATTATCACTCCGGCCTCGGATCTGAGCGAGCACATTTCCACCGCTGGCACTGA GGCTTCGGGTACCAGCAACATGAAGTTTGTCCTCAACGGTGGTCTTATCATCGGAACCTGCGACGGTGCCAAC ATCGAAATCACTCGCGAGATTGGGGAGAACAACATCTTTCTGTTCGGCAACCTCgcggaggatgtcgaggaccTTCGCCACGCCCACCAGTATGGCTCGCACACCATCGACCCTGACCTGGAGAAGGTATTCGCCGAGATTCAGAAGGGCACCTTCGGCTCAGTCCACGACTTTAGTGCTCTGATCGCGGCTGTGCGCGACCATGGTGATTACTACCTGGTGTCGGATGACTTCCACAGCTACAACGAGACGCACcaccttgttgatgaggcgTACAAGAACCAGGAAGAGTGGATCAAGAAGTCGATCATTTCTGTTGCCCGCATGggcttcttcagcagcgACCGCTGCATTGATGAGTATGCCGAGGGCATCTGGAATGTGGAGCCTTTGGTTGTCCATGACTag
- a CDS encoding UDENN domain-containing protein: protein MSSDESQPQSPSPASGLGAPDSNDDLKPVLSPIIPSSPASPAKSDFVPLVTVVGFHHARGPEVEAWFGADEGSDPAVDYNWTLLPFMALSDGAHASEEDFSYFTLLRPETDEKPATSLFGISCTRQLDSSQLINRPADVTRSTVQKAVVVIADSPQFFGMLRERLSVVTQAWFAQREFTDVEILRRFQESLADEKARGLLNDHVDRDQYLGMSLRELIHEFKWQTLVLLKCCLLQPKMLFFGSKCDRLCMMQFSLLSLIPGLIRNLQDSADPELNNYEKSLTKPTSLRTSDRNSLLCYMGLPLQIFGKGSLFGPYTPLQQLDILADFGTKSYIVGSTNSLLLQQKDRYSDILINLDEDSVTINSQSLRSALTLTAADRRWIDYLTHEINETWDEANPSRPKTMKYVGSEEFIRLQFEEYILALISSVKYHNYLAANPNNPRAILPEVEGDPILDFGHDWVEAWKRTENYRMWNANTDSHLFDIVDPRHPCAGGLNIEDVQRRIAEQVKELHLDERFAQGREVLGRNFAAGREKASFVLNKLYSDMEALREAQRRRAEEARTASPPADGTPSAPPAGYDVSKAQQSVQSAGARAGAYIGSWAAWAGEKRRTSGWGAGWGRKTTPKPTESSRSGSPIERDYQMISAPVSRGGSSDDATARPGTGASFSESILSGVSDSPGRPGTAAVSKPLPGPPVPDKDEDGFRTEGVRGSRDKTSDVKPLPGENGITTKD from the exons ATGAGCTCCGACGAGTCCCAGCCCCAGTCCCCGTCCCCCGCCAGCGGCCTCGGGGCCCCCGATTCCAATGACGACCTCAAGCCCGTCCTGTCGCCCATCATCCCCTCGTCACCCGCGTCGCCCGCAAAGTCCGACTTTGTCCCTCTCGTCACCGTTGTAGGATTCCACCACGCCAGGGGCCCCGAGGTGGAGGCATGGTTCGGCGCCGATGAGGGGAGTGATCCAGCTGTCGACTATAACTGGACGCTGCTGCCGTTCATGGCTCTGAGCGATGGCGCGCACGC ATCCGAGGAGGACTTTTCATACTTTACACTGCTTCGCCCAGAGACGGACGAGAAGCCCGCCACGTCGCTATTCGGCATCTCGTGCACCCGCCAGCTCGACTCGtcccagctcatcaaccgTCCCGCCGACGTGACCCGGTCCACGGTGCAAAAGGCCGTCGTGGTCATCGCCGACAGCCCCCAGTTCTTTGGCATGCTCCGTGAGCGCCTGAGCGTCGTCACCCAGGCCTGGTTCGCCCAGCGCGAGTTCACCGACGTCGAGATCCTCCGCCGCTTCCAGGAGAGCCTGGCCGACGAGAAGGCGAGGGGCCTGCTGAACGACCACGTCGACCGGGACCAGTACCTGGGCATGAGTCTCCGGGAGCTGATCCACGAGTTCAAGTGGCAAACACTAGTTCTGCTCAAGTGCTGTCTCCTCCAGCCCAAG ATGCTCTTCTTTGGCTCGAAGTGTGATCGGTTGTGCATGATGCAATTTTCTCTTTTGTCCTTGATACCCGGCCTCATCCGCAACCTCCAGGACAGCGCAGACCCAGAACTAAACAATTACGAGAAGAGCCTCACCAAGCCCACCAGCTTGCGCACTAGTGATCGCAACTCTCTCCTGTGCTACATGGGTCTCCCCCTACAGATATTTGGCAAG GGGAGCTTATTCGGCCCTTATACGCCTCTGCAACAACTCGACATCCTTGCAGACTTTGGCACCAAGTCCTATATCGTCGGGAGCACCAACTcgctcctccttcagcaaAAGGATCGCTACAGCGacattctcatcaatctGGATGAGGATTCAGTCACCATCAACTCACAATCCCTCAGGAGCGCCCTGACCCTCACAGCCGCCGACAGGAGGTGGATAGACTATCTGACACACGAGATTAATGAGACGTGGGACGAGGCCAACCCCAGCAGGCCCAAGACTATGAAGTACGTGGGCAGTGAGGAGTTTATCAGACTTCAGTTTGAAGAGTACATCCTCGCCCTTATCTCATCGGTCAAGTACCACAACTACCTCGCCGCCAACCCCAACAACCCACGCGCCATCCTCCcagaggttgagggagatCCCATCTTGGACTTTGGCCACGACTGGGTAGAGGCCTGGAAGCGCACTGAGAACTACCGAATGTGGAACGCAAACACCGATTCTCACCTCTTTGATATTGTCGACCCTCGTCATCCTTGCGCTGGAGGGCTCAACATTGAGGATGTTCAACGCCGCATCGCagagcaggtcaaggagctgcaCCTCGATGAGCGCTTTGCTCAGGGCCGTGAGGTCCTTGGCCGCAACTTTGCCGCCGGTCGTGAAAAGGCTTCATTCGTCCTCAACAAGCTGTACTCGGACATGGAGGCCCTCCGTGAGGCCCAGCGTCGTCGCGCAGAGGAGGCCCGCACAGCATCACCCCCGGCGGATGGCACGCCGTCCGCACCCCCTGCTGGATACGACGTGTCAAAAGCCCAACAGTCAGTTCAGTCGGCTGGCGCCAGGGCAGGCGCCTACATCGGTAGCTGGGCGGCCTGGGCTGGTGAGAAGCGCCGGACCAGCGGCTGGGGCGCTGGCTGGGGACGCAAGACGACCCCCAAGCCCACTGAGTCGTCGAGGTCGGGCAGCCCCATCGAGAGGGACTATCAGATGATAAGCGCCCCCGTTTCGCGAGGGGGTAGCTCGGATGATGCTACGGCGCGACCGGGTACAGGTGCGAGCTTTAGCGAGAGCATCCTCTCCGGCGTGAGCGACTCGCCCGGCCGGCCAGGGACAGCAGCAGTGTCCAAGCCTCTACCGGGCCCGCCAGTGCCGGAcaaggatgaagacggcTTCCGGACGGAGGGTGTCAGGGGCTCGAGGGACAAGACGTCCGATGTGAAGCCCCTTCCAGGCGAGAATGGGATTACAACCAAGGATTGA